In Limisphaera ngatamarikiensis, the DNA window GGGGGTTGTTTTCGTCCAGGTGTTCCATGTCCCGTTCCAGTTCCTGCATGACCCGTTCCACGCGGGGATCGTCGAAGTCGGGCATGTCGGGTGCGGTGTCGGGTCCTTCGGTCGTGGATTTCGGTTCGGGCACGCCTTTGACGAAGGCGAATCGGCTGATTTGTTTGATGAGGTCCTTGTTGCCGCACTTGGGACAGACGGGGGTGCGGTCCGGGTTCACCCGTTTGGAGAGGAAACTGTAGATCCGCCGGCATTTGGGACAGGCGAACTCGTAGATGGGCATGTTTGTGACCTCCGCGTTTTTGGTTTCTGATACCTGTTACCTGGTTCCGGCGGGGCTGCGGGGAGGCGCGATGGCATCCGCGCAAGCCGCGCCGACTGGTGAAATTGACCGTTTCACAGATGTAATCGACCGGCCCGGAGGGGCAATGCAAAAGGCGGGTGGGCGGGGATGACGACCGGGGGGTGGGGCACGGCGGCGCAGGCGCGCGGGTCATGCTCTGGGGT includes these proteins:
- a CDS encoding FmdB family zinc ribbon protein, which produces MPIYEFACPKCRRIYSFLSKRVNPDRTPVCPKCGNKDLIKQISRFAFVKGVPEPKSTTEGPDTAPDMPDFDDPRVERVMQELERDMEHLDENNPRHMAHVMRKMKDLMPPGSVPKELDIAIKRLEAGEDPEKIEEDMGDVLGDFFGEGEGEDDEFGGGMGGYTRDEGLYEY